CTGCTGGTTAGCGCAAACGTGTCTGACCCGGTGAGGAATCCATCCAGCATTTCGCTGGCATAGCCGTCTACTGTGGCGATGACCCGCACATTACTGAGGCTGCCCAAGTCTGTCACCAGGGTTTCGTTAATCTCGGCGGCTCCGCTAGAGGTCGTGATCGGTGTGCGGGTCACCTCTGGTACTGAGGCCACAAGCTGCACTTGCAGGTAAGGATCGAGTCCCCGCTGCGGCGTAAATTCGGCGGTGTTGTTGTAGCCCCGCACCAAGTTGAATTGCGTGGTGAATAGGTTGACGATGCCCCGACGAACTTGCAGTTCTCCCTCTGGACGGGGGGCCCGGACGGTGCCGTTGACCCGCAGTTCGCCCGCCACCAGAAAGTCCAGCAGCGGGTCGAGTGTAATTCGCAACCCGCGCCCCAGGCTCAATCGCAGGTTATCAAACCGGGGCGGAATGGTGATGTCATTAGGGTCAATGGGATCGTCTTCGGGCGGTGGCGCGTCGCCGCTGAGCAACTGGACGCGACCGTTGGTGAGCGCAATGTCGCCCCCAATTACCGGCGCAAGGGCGGTTCCGGTAACTTGCACTGCGCCATCGACCCCACCGCTATACAGGCCCTTCAGATTCAGCACGACCTGATTAAGGCTGACTGTCAGTGGCTGGTTGACGGTTGTTTCGCTTTGTGGAAAATCATTGGGGTCAAAAATCGGCAAGATGCCCTCTGCAACCACTTCTCCCTGGCGGAACTGGCCGCGAATGCCTTCCACATCCACAAAGCTGGTGTTGAACTGGGCGCGGCCGGTGATGTTGGTCAGGGGTTCTGGCAGGGCGGGTGCGGTCATCGAGGCTCCGTTAAACTCGGCCGCGCCCGTCACCAGCGGCGCACTCAGCGTGCCCGTAATGTCCAAGTTGATATCCGCCTCGCCGCCGGCCCAGGCCACCTGGTTGGTAAACAGGCTGAGCAGTTCCAAGCCTTCGTTTTTGACGGAGAGGTTGATGGCGATCGCCTCGCTGTCGGGCGATACGTCCATGAAATCGAAGGCGTAGGGAATATCGGCCCGCAGGCGCAGGGGTTCTGTTTCGTTGACGCTCATTTGCCCGATGATCCGCGCTCGCGCATCGTCGTAGCTGAAGAGCGCCCTGGCATCTCGAACGGACTGCTGCTGAATCTTGGCATCGAACAAGCTCACTTCGCCGCGCACCTCTGGATCGCCAAGGCTGCCCTGCAAAAAGGCGTTACCATTCACCCGACCCGTGATGCTAATAGGCAACCGCACGATGTCCTGAAGGGGTGTGATATCCACCGACTGCGCCTGAAGCTGGCCCGAAATCTCGTCTGCGCCAAACTGCCCGTTAAAACTGAGGAAGGCTTCGTCCGACCCCAGCCGCAGCGGTAACAGTTCCAGAACCCCATCCTGGAGCGTACCCTGGGCGATCACCTGCTGCGCGTTAAACTCGCCCCATTGCCAGTTTTCTCCCGCCAGGTTGAAGTCTGCGGTCACGCCCGACCGCACTGAACCAGACAGGTTCAGTGTGGCTTCAAAGTTGCCTTGCAGTTCTGCCAGCCGAGGCAGAGGATTGGCGGCTTCGTCCTGCTGTTTTTGTAGATCCAGCAGCGCCAGGATCTCGGAATAGCGCTGGAGTTGCTGGTAAATGGGGCGATCGCCCGTTTGTATGGGCACGGTGGCCAGGTCGGTGGACTGGGCCGTGGGCGGCTGCCGGAAGCCTCGCGCCACGTCGTCGAAGTCATACCAGCGCAGGGTATTCAGCACGTCCTGAATGCGGGCGTTGTCGGTTTCCAGGGTCGCCTCGAACTGCGGGTCGTCGCCCAGCGTTGCGCTGCCGTTCACTGCGACCGTGCTGTAGGGCTGATCCAGGGGCGGCCGCTCGGTGGGCAATGCCAGTGCCAGCAGCCCGTCCTCTAGCTCGATCCGGTCGTTGCGGTAGGTGATGCGCCCGCTGAACTGGTCGGCAAATAGGTAGCCAATGGCAGGGCGGACGATGGTGAGATTGCCTTCGGTGGCGTAGGTGTCGAGGTTTACGTCAGCGCTGGCGGTGATCGTGCCCGTGACCGGGCCCAGCCCCAAGTCGGCTGCCGGGGTGAGGGCAAACCAGTCTAGGGGCAGGTTTTCTAATGTGGTGACCAGCGTGCGATTGCGCCTCGTTCCTGCTGCCCGCGCCCCGTCATGCACCAGCAGAAACGAGCGCGGCAGATAGTTGCCATCCAGATCGAGCGAAATCTGGTCGCGGCGGCCCGTCAGGTCAGCCCGCACGCCCTGACCCATTGCAAACTGCACCGGCCCGGCCAGGCGCGGATCAAACTGGCGCTGGTTAATGGCCAGCCCGTTGAGCGCCAGCAGTCCGTTCACATTCGGCGCAGCAGGCGTGCCCGACACCCGACCGGAAAAGTCCGTCCGCCCAGCCACACGCACCTGGGGCGGCAAGGTGACAGGCAGTCGATTCAGGTCAAAGTCCTGCACCTCCAGCGCCAGGTCAAAGCTAGAGATTTCCGGCGTGTTGCCTGTGGTCTGTGCAAAGACTGTGCCATTGGCGCGGAAGCCCGGAGCCGCCGCCCGATTCAGCACAAGGCGATCGCCCAGCCAGCGAAAATCTGCCGTCAGTGGCCCCGTTAGCAGCGACACGCCCTGCGACAGCCGCACATCGCCCTCTGCCCGAATGCCCGCCAGCGTCGGATCGGCCAGCGTGCCTGCCAGCCGCACCGTGCCATCCAGCGTGCCCGCCAGCTCCGGCGAAAACGGCCGCAGCCCCACCCCCTGGCTCCGCACCACGGCCTGCCAGCGATCGCCCACCAGGTCGCCCTCCGCACTCACGCGCCCGCCCGCGACCTCCAGCGTCGTGTTTTGCAGCCGCAGATTCTCGCCCGCAATCAGCAGTTCCCCCCGTGCTGGGTAGGTCGCCTCCGCCGCCTGCCATTGAATCGCCGTGCGGAGTGCATTAGACGGCCCCTCTACCTGCGCGGTTGCATTAACCCGTCCTAGCACGATTTCTGGCGGCAGCGTTGCGCCGTAGGTTCGCGCCAGGGCATCGGCGGGCAGATTTCGCGCCTGGACTCGCGCCTGCACGGTCGCCTCCTCGCCCAGCCCCAGCACGCCGCCCCCCGTCACCACGCCACCGCCCGGAAGCTGCGCCACCAGATCCGTCAAATCAACCCGCTCCTTCACCAGCGAAAAGCGGGCACTGAGGCGAGCAATGGCAACTTTGTCAATTAGCAGGGGGCGACTGCTGCGAACCATGCCCGCCACAATCGGCCCATCGGGCGGCCCCGTCACCGTCACATCGGCATCAAAGGCCCCAGCAAGGGTGATCGGGGTCGCTACGTCTGCCGTTTCTTCGATCTGGCGAAAATCCACGTTGCGGACGCGAGTGGACAGGTTGTAGCCCTCACGCAGGTCATAGGTTCCTTCTACTTCAACGGGAATCGTGCCGTAGGTAACGCGCCCGTCTTCGATAGTGATCAGCCGATTGCGAAACCGCAGTTGGGCCCCGGCCTGGGTAATGCGCTTGGGCACATCGGCGATCGCCACTGCCACATCGGCAAACCGGGCCGTCCCGTTCAGCCCCGTCACCGTGTCGTCGGCAAACCGGAGTTCCAGGTTAGAAGACAGCCGTCCGTCCTCTAGCGCCACGGGCATCGCCAGCAGCGCCCCCACATCCTGCACGGCAATGCCATCGGACTGCACCACCAAATTCAGCCGAAAATCGGGCACAGTGATCCCTTCGCCCCGCAGCCGCAGCGCCCCACCCCGGCCAGGATTTCCAGTGACATCAAAGCGAATATTTTGCCCTTCCAGCCTCACCCCGCTGGCATCGGTAGCCTCGATGGAGTCCAGGTTTACCTCGCCGTTGACCTGTTGCAGCCGCACCGATAAGTCCGAATCAGGCTGCACCCCCGGCTTTTCCGCCTCGATCATCAGTTGCGCCGAGGGAGCCACGGTCACCGTACCGTCTGCGATCAATAGCTGCCGCAGCTCAACCTTCAGCGGGGGGTCGTCCTCGCTTTCGGCCAGTTCAATGGCGATCCACTTGCCGTCGTCGGTCTG
The Thermoleptolyngbya sichuanensis A183 DNA segment above includes these coding regions:
- a CDS encoding translocation/assembly module TamB domain-containing protein, with protein sequence MNSPEPPAAPQPPRPPRRRLRLAWRPVALGLGLVALAGSVGGTLWVRSFLRNDLAPLLSTTLSETINRPVQVGPLQGLALNWRGQGEIVFGESVLPPTETDGDRATVQQVRARFNLLDLLQRRLGLVLTLQNPDIFLDQTDDGKWIAIELAESEDDPPLKVELRQLLIADGTVTVAPSAQLMIEAEKPGVQPDSDLSVRLQQVNGEVNLDSIEATDASGVRLEGQNIRFDVTGNPGRGGALRLRGEGITVPDFRLNLVVQSDGIAVQDVGALLAMPVALEDGRLSSNLELRFADDTVTGLNGTARFADVAVAIADVPKRITQAGAQLRFRNRLITIEDGRVTYGTIPVEVEGTYDLREGYNLSTRVRNVDFRQIEETADVATPITLAGAFDADVTVTGPPDGPIVAGMVRSSRPLLIDKVAIARLSARFSLVKERVDLTDLVAQLPGGGVVTGGGVLGLGEEATVQARVQARNLPADALARTYGATLPPEIVLGRVNATAQVEGPSNALRTAIQWQAAEATYPARGELLIAGENLRLQNTTLEVAGGRVSAEGDLVGDRWQAVVRSQGVGLRPFSPELAGTLDGTVRLAGTLADPTLAGIRAEGDVRLSQGVSLLTGPLTADFRWLGDRLVLNRAAAPGFRANGTVFAQTTGNTPEISSFDLALEVQDFDLNRLPVTLPPQVRVAGRTDFSGRVSGTPAAPNVNGLLALNGLAINQRQFDPRLAGPVQFAMGQGVRADLTGRRDQISLDLDGNYLPRSFLLVHDGARAAGTRRNRTLVTTLENLPLDWFALTPAADLGLGPVTGTITASADVNLDTYATEGNLTIVRPAIGYLFADQFSGRITYRNDRIELEDGLLALALPTERPPLDQPYSTVAVNGSATLGDDPQFEATLETDNARIQDVLNTLRWYDFDDVARGFRQPPTAQSTDLATVPIQTGDRPIYQQLQRYSEILALLDLQKQQDEAANPLPRLAELQGNFEATLNLSGSVRSGVTADFNLAGENWQWGEFNAQQVIAQGTLQDGVLELLPLRLGSDEAFLSFNGQFGADEISGQLQAQSVDITPLQDIVRLPISITGRVNGNAFLQGSLGDPEVRGEVSLFDAKIQQQSVRDARALFSYDDARARIIGQMSVNETEPLRLRADIPYAFDFMDVSPDSEAIAINLSVKNEGLELLSLFTNQVAWAGGEADINLDITGTLSAPLVTGAAEFNGASMTAPALPEPLTNITGRAQFNTSFVDVEGIRGQFRQGEVVAEGILPIFDPNDFPQSETTVNQPLTVSLNQVVLNLKGLYSGGVDGAVQVTGTALAPVIGGDIALTNGRVQLLSGDAPPPEDDPIDPNDITIPPRFDNLRLSLGRGLRITLDPLLDFLVAGELRVNGTVRAPRPEGELQVRRGIVNLFTTQFNLVRGYNNTAEFTPQRGLDPYLQVQLVASVPEVTRTPITTSSGAAEINETLVTDLGSLSNVRVIATVDGYASEMLDGFLTGSDTFALTSSPARSDSEIIALIGGGFINTFGQGDSTLAIANLAGSALLPGIQGVISEVLGLSDFRLFPTLLPSENASSTTLELAAEAGIDLFGTDLSGSVLAILTADAPVQFNLRYRINDQFLIRSYIDTDGGTGAILEFETRF